From the Ancylothrix sp. D3o genome, one window contains:
- a CDS encoding ABC transporter permease — MTPTKLPLPRFLRFKGHSSLSMIMMWVGIAITLLFVLIAFLAPVFQSWGWVQNPKEFLNNPVHEAPSLSYLFGTSRQGYDVFSRTLFGSQVAWQVVILATALSLLIGVPLGLLSGYLGGRLDRILLFFMDTIYTLPGLLLSITLAFVVGRGIFNAAIALSISYIPQYYRVVRNHTVSVKTELFIEAAQAMGASTWEVLSKYLFLNVIQSVPVLFTLNAADAILTLGGLGFLGLGLPEETAEWGHDLRQALEALPTGIWWTTLFPGLALTLMVVGLSLLGEGLNEFVNPKFRQ, encoded by the coding sequence ATGACTCCAACCAAACTACCATTGCCGCGTTTTTTACGTTTCAAGGGTCATTCAAGCCTTTCGATGATAATGATGTGGGTGGGAATTGCCATCACTTTGTTATTTGTTTTGATTGCCTTTTTAGCGCCGGTTTTTCAATCTTGGGGATGGGTACAAAACCCGAAAGAATTTTTAAATAATCCTGTCCACGAAGCCCCCTCTCTTAGTTATTTGTTTGGCACAAGTCGCCAAGGCTACGATGTTTTTTCTCGAACATTATTCGGGTCACAAGTGGCATGGCAAGTTGTTATTTTGGCAACAGCTTTAAGCTTATTAATCGGCGTTCCTTTGGGGCTACTAAGCGGATATTTGGGGGGCCGGCTTGACAGAATCTTGCTGTTTTTCATGGATACCATTTACACCTTGCCCGGACTTTTACTCTCAATCACGCTGGCGTTTGTTGTTGGTCGGGGAATTTTTAATGCCGCCATTGCTTTGAGCATTTCTTATATTCCTCAATACTACCGCGTCGTGCGAAATCATACCGTCAGTGTCAAAACTGAATTGTTTATTGAAGCCGCCCAAGCAATGGGCGCATCTACTTGGGAAGTTCTCTCAAAATATCTGTTTTTAAATGTCATTCAAAGTGTGCCGGTTTTGTTTACTCTTAATGCAGCCGATGCGATTTTAACGCTGGGCGGTTTAGGATTTCTCGGCTTAGGTTTACCCGAAGAAACAGCAGAATGGGGACATGATTTGCGGCAAGCTTTAGAAGCATTACCCACCGGCATTTGGTGGACAACTTTATTCCCTGGTTTAGCCCTAACTTTAATGGTAGTCGGATTATCTTTGTTAGGTGAAGGATTAAACGAATTTGTCAACCCCAAATTCCGGCAGTAG
- a CDS encoding DUF3352 domain-containing protein, producing the protein MFDKIKTQVKTAIEKKPQSARLLTAGGVVLLIGGSLATFWLILQNSQLGNAPAGSAVVPPNTAFAVSLTADSNQWQKLRQFGTPESRALLDEQVNQWRTQLFTEKGYDYEKDIQPWVGREVMLAWVTPQTSGGADQPLLMVLPVSNGTRAKQWFNNSSKAPTERTYKEVKIKENTGGANNFSIALLDEKYGLISNDAKAIDQAIDSYKSGESIAKTPGYSQALGKIENNGSIARFFVNMPAAKQLALMNSVRPIAPQNLDKLQLQGIASNISLEPEGLRFQGVSWLKPDSDKKNIVENKSKSMSAKVPANSLMMISGTNLQRFWQDYAENADENPLAPMSPQWLKNGIASSTGLNLEKDLLSWMSGEFSLSLIPDPAKTNPQFPTSLVLMVQSNDRRAGEQTLKKLDKVMSDKYRYKVEETKVNDQFVTNWTSQYGGITLSHGWLNGNVAFLSLGARVAKSFNPRPQSPLAASETFQKAMKSELENPGGQFFINLEQIIGNKQFFFPQLPPFPQTVAGAIRTIGFTSTVVNDRSTKFDILVQMKQESQPTVSPTPTNKPQPSPSPQKK; encoded by the coding sequence ATGTTTGACAAAATAAAAACACAAGTAAAAACCGCAATTGAGAAAAAACCGCAATCGGCTCGCTTACTCACCGCAGGGGGCGTAGTTTTGCTGATAGGAGGCTCGCTGGCAACCTTCTGGCTGATTTTGCAAAACAGCCAACTAGGTAATGCTCCTGCCGGTTCTGCGGTGGTGCCGCCGAATACTGCCTTTGCAGTTTCGCTGACAGCAGATAGCAATCAGTGGCAAAAATTAAGGCAATTTGGCACACCAGAAAGTCGAGCATTGCTAGACGAACAAGTGAACCAGTGGCGCACTCAACTTTTCACAGAAAAAGGTTACGATTACGAAAAAGATATTCAGCCTTGGGTGGGGCGCGAAGTGATGCTGGCTTGGGTGACTCCGCAAACTTCAGGCGGTGCCGATCAACCCCTATTAATGGTGTTGCCGGTGAGCAATGGAACTCGCGCCAAACAGTGGTTTAATAACTCTTCAAAAGCCCCCACAGAACGGACTTATAAAGAGGTAAAAATCAAAGAAAATACAGGGGGAGCAAATAACTTTTCCATCGCCCTTTTAGATGAGAAATATGGGCTGATTAGCAATGATGCCAAAGCAATAGATCAAGCCATAGATAGTTACAAAAGCGGCGAATCCATTGCCAAAACGCCGGGGTATTCTCAAGCTTTGGGTAAAATAGAAAATAACGGCTCAATTGCTCGTTTCTTTGTGAATATGCCGGCGGCTAAGCAGCTTGCCTTGATGAATTCTGTTCGCCCCATTGCCCCGCAAAATTTAGACAAATTACAACTACAAGGAATCGCCAGTAATATTAGCTTAGAACCGGAAGGATTGCGTTTTCAAGGCGTGTCTTGGTTGAAGCCAGATAGCGACAAAAAAAACATTGTTGAAAATAAGTCCAAAAGCATGAGTGCCAAAGTGCCGGCCAATAGTTTAATGATGATTTCTGGCACAAATTTACAGCGTTTTTGGCAAGATTATGCAGAAAATGCCGATGAAAACCCCCTCGCACCCATGAGTCCGCAATGGTTAAAAAATGGCATTGCTTCCAGCACCGGCCTGAATTTAGAAAAAGATTTACTCTCGTGGATGTCGGGAGAATTTTCTTTATCATTAATTCCTGATCCTGCCAAAACTAACCCGCAATTTCCAACAAGTTTGGTGTTAATGGTGCAATCAAATGATCGCAGGGCGGGTGAGCAAACCCTCAAAAAACTCGATAAAGTGATGAGTGACAAATATCGCTATAAAGTCGAGGAAACTAAAGTTAATGATCAATTTGTAACAAATTGGACATCCCAATATGGAGGCATCACCCTCAGTCACGGTTGGTTAAATGGAAACGTGGCATTTTTAAGCTTGGGGGCGCGAGTTGCAAAGAGTTTTAATCCCCGCCCCCAAAGCCCTTTAGCCGCTTCTGAAACCTTCCAAAAAGCGATGAAATCGGAGTTAGAAAACCCAGGCGGGCAGTTTTTTATTAACCTCGAACAAATCATCGGTAATAAGCAGTTTTTCTTTCCGCAACTTCCGCCTTTTCCTCAAACAGTAGCCGGTGCTATTCGCACGATTGGTTTTACAAGTACAGTGGTTAATGACCGTAGTACAAAGTTTGATATTTTGGTACAAATGAAACAAGAAAGTCAGCCGACTGTTTCCCCAACTCCCACCAATAAACCCCAGCCTTCCCCCTCTCCGCAGAAAAAATAA
- the cofH gene encoding 7,8-didemethyl-8-hydroxy-5-deazariboflavin synthase subunit CofH produces the protein MNSVNAILNRALAGIDISPEEAVILLAQKDPEPISAIQQTADQLRQKQAGDTVTYVLNRNINFTNICEQHCSFCAFRRDAEEEGAFWLDFGKILEKTAGAVAENATEICMQGGLNTEAKIGGSSLQFYVQLVETIKKEFPHLHLHAFSPQEVQFIAREDNLSYAEVIATLRDAGVGSMPGTAAEVLVDEVRRVICPEKINSATWLEIVGTAHQLGLPTTSTMLCGHIETPPQQIQHLNLLRELQKKAVEKQYPAKITEFILLPFVGAMAPAPLRRRVGRDQPVLSDTLLLTAVSRIFLGNWISNHQPSWVKLGLAGAVEALNWGCNDIGGTLMEEHITTMAGAVGGTCKTPQELRGAIESLNRPHRQRDTLYNSIGHFLSYSGKLATAPASSH, from the coding sequence ATGAATTCTGTTAATGCTATTTTAAATCGCGCCTTAGCTGGAATTGATATTTCCCCCGAAGAAGCAGTCATTCTCCTAGCTCAAAAAGACCCCGAACCAATTTCTGCAATTCAGCAAACCGCCGATCAACTCCGCCAAAAACAAGCAGGAGATACCGTAACTTATGTGCTGAATCGCAATATAAATTTTACCAATATTTGCGAACAACATTGCAGTTTTTGTGCCTTTCGGCGCGATGCAGAAGAAGAGGGCGCTTTTTGGTTAGATTTTGGCAAAATTTTGGAAAAAACCGCCGGTGCTGTTGCCGAGAATGCTACCGAAATTTGTATGCAAGGCGGGTTAAATACTGAGGCAAAAATCGGGGGCAGTTCTTTACAGTTTTATGTGCAGTTAGTCGAAACAATCAAAAAAGAATTTCCCCACCTTCACCTCCACGCTTTTTCGCCGCAAGAAGTGCAATTTATCGCCAGAGAAGATAACTTAAGCTATGCAGAAGTGATTGCAACTTTGCGAGATGCCGGTGTAGGTTCTATGCCAGGAACCGCCGCAGAAGTATTAGTTGATGAAGTGCGGCGAGTTATTTGCCCAGAAAAAATTAATAGCGCAACGTGGTTAGAAATTGTCGGTACTGCTCATCAACTTGGTTTACCCACAACCAGCACCATGCTTTGCGGACATATCGAAACTCCCCCGCAACAAATCCAGCATTTAAACTTGTTGCGAGAATTGCAAAAAAAAGCAGTCGAAAAACAATATCCTGCCAAAATAACAGAATTTATTTTATTGCCTTTTGTGGGAGCAATGGCACCGGCACCATTGCGGCGGAGAGTTGGCAGAGATCAGCCGGTTTTATCGGATACTTTGCTTTTAACCGCAGTAAGTAGAATTTTCCTCGGAAATTGGATTTCTAACCATCAACCAAGTTGGGTAAAATTGGGATTGGCCGGTGCCGTTGAAGCGCTTAACTGGGGGTGTAATGATATTGGTGGAACGCTGATGGAAGAACACATTACCACAATGGCAGGAGCCGTTGGCGGAACTTGCAAAACTCCCCAAGAATTACGCGGTGCAATTGAATCTTTAAACCGGCCCCATCGGCAGCGAGACACCCTTTATAATTCGATTGGGCATTTTTTAAGTTATTCTGGTAAATTGGCAACTGCACCGGCTTCTTCACACTGA
- a CDS encoding glycosyltransferase family 39 protein: protein MLVMLPAIALILLIFLFYKTQNCRRKAVLDAGLVMGFLVTLFSEIFSFFHGLGKLSLTLAWLGVIVVAAYCQFKTSRYTNETRRPGFFEKFSSLKPADSILLSGIAFFIGVIGIIAITAPPNNWDSMTYHMNRVVHWMQNHSVEHYPTYYLPQLFHPPWSSFAILHLQILSGSDRFANLIQWLCMIGSMIAVSLIAKQLGANQKSQIFAAVCCATIPMAILQSSSTQNDFVVTFWLVCFVFYTLLIVQSGINTPRLWAVSASFGLATLTKTTAYFYALPFAVWLVVWAVQNHRSKIWKLLLTAILIILALNVNHYLRNFELFGSILGAPAEYQKEYKIEVLSLPTFASNLLRNLSLHLDIVRNLGLQPLITPITGIADKLIRIIHTGLGVSVNDPRTTWPPNSFAVAGLSFDENTAGNPLHFLLILTATFLCFQMKVWQKNKLIFAYLAALISGFLILCLLLKWQPYHSRHHLFLFVSFSPFVAVVLSKALSKQVLFALALGLLLFSSPWLFLNKSRPIIAASNIFNTPRLEQYFATRPWVKEPYIQAVQFVQNQSCYNIGFSLEETSFTSTTVPWEYPFWAIARENSQNLTKIEHFKLKNSSAVLLEKSPHPQFQPCAIIAFEPENSPLQNRPTFTAKKMTFQRKWSLSPLTVYLK from the coding sequence ATGCTGGTAATGCTACCCGCAATTGCGCTGATTTTATTAATTTTCCTGTTTTATAAAACTCAAAACTGCCGGCGAAAAGCTGTGCTAGATGCCGGTTTGGTGATGGGATTTTTAGTAACACTTTTTAGCGAAATTTTCAGCTTCTTTCACGGGTTAGGCAAACTTAGTTTAACCCTTGCTTGGTTGGGGGTGATTGTTGTTGCTGCTTATTGCCAATTTAAAACCAGCCGTTACACAAACGAAACCCGCCGGCCTGGTTTTTTTGAAAAGTTCTCCAGCCTAAAACCGGCAGATTCGATTTTGCTCTCAGGAATTGCCTTTTTTATTGGCGTAATTGGCATTATTGCTATTACTGCACCACCTAATAATTGGGATTCGATGACGTATCACATGAATCGCGTTGTCCACTGGATGCAAAATCACAGTGTCGAGCATTATCCGACTTACTATTTACCCCAATTATTTCATCCGCCTTGGTCAAGTTTTGCAATTTTGCATTTACAAATTTTAAGCGGATCAGATCGCTTTGCAAATCTGATTCAATGGCTATGTATGATTGGCAGTATGATTGCCGTTTCTTTGATTGCAAAACAACTCGGTGCCAACCAAAAAAGCCAAATTTTTGCGGCGGTATGTTGTGCAACAATTCCAATGGCAATCCTCCAAAGTTCCAGCACCCAAAATGATTTTGTTGTCACTTTTTGGCTAGTTTGTTTTGTTTTTTATACTCTTTTAATTGTTCAATCAGGAATCAATACACCTCGTTTGTGGGCCGTTTCCGCAAGTTTTGGGCTGGCAACTTTAACCAAAACAACCGCTTATTTCTATGCCTTGCCTTTCGCGGTTTGGCTTGTGGTTTGGGCTGTTCAAAACCACCGCTCAAAAATTTGGAAATTACTGCTGACTGCTATCCTGATAATACTGGCCTTGAATGTCAACCATTACCTGAGAAATTTTGAATTATTTGGCTCGATTCTGGGCGCACCGGCTGAGTATCAAAAAGAATATAAAATAGAAGTTTTAAGCTTGCCAACTTTTGCCTCTAACCTCCTCAGAAATCTCTCTCTTCATCTCGATATCGTCCGAAACTTAGGCTTACAACCGTTAATTACACCCATCACCGGCATCGCAGATAAACTCATTCGCATCATCCACACCGGCCTAGGGGTTAGTGTCAATGATCCCCGCACAACTTGGCCGCCAAATTCCTTTGCCGTTGCCGGTTTATCTTTTGATGAAAATACCGCAGGCAACCCGTTACATTTTCTTTTAATCTTAACAGCAACTTTCTTATGTTTCCAGATGAAAGTTTGGCAAAAAAACAAATTAATTTTTGCATACTTAGCGGCCCTAATTTCAGGCTTTTTAATTCTGTGCCTGTTGTTAAAATGGCAACCTTATCACAGCCGACATCATTTATTTTTATTCGTGAGTTTTTCTCCTTTTGTCGCTGTTGTCTTATCGAAAGCCCTCAGCAAACAAGTCTTATTTGCCCTTGCTCTCGGTTTACTTTTGTTTTCAAGCCCTTGGCTTTTTCTTAACAAAAGTCGCCCAATCATAGCCGCCAGCAATATCTTTAATACTCCTCGTCTTGAACAGTATTTTGCCACAAGACCTTGGGTGAAAGAGCCTTATATTCAAGCCGTGCAATTTGTGCAAAATCAAAGCTGTTACAACATTGGTTTTTCCCTCGAAGAAACTTCCTTTACCAGTACCACCGTTCCCTGGGAATATCCTTTTTGGGCAATTGCAAGAGAAAATAGCCAAAATCTCACCAAAATTGAGCATTTTAAACTAAAAAATTCCTCCGCCGTTCTCTTAGAAAAATCTCCCCACCCTCAGTTTCAGCCTTGTGCTATCATAGCCTTTGAACCCGAAAACAGTCCCCTCCAAAACCGACCCACCTTTACTGCAAAAAAAATGACCTTTCAACGAAAATGGTCACTTTCGCCTCTAACCGTTTATCTGAAATAA
- a CDS encoding TVP38/TMEM64 family protein: protein MLNNKKIIFLISIACLIATAVTMYLMGFINPEIIQLWLKKAGIWAPVIYIILYVVFTILIIPSTTLNLAGGAIFGPWLGTFWTAVAAVIAAVVSFAFTRTIGREWAAKKLAGRWQAMDAELRQGGLFYMFAIRLLPLIPYGIVNFTAGLTSIQFKDYFWGTVLGTVPGILPFVLIGSFGLKALQTGDVLPLMAAFALTGSLVGAATWYRRRRMNPQKALLEYEQSRQINHPGTQNLD from the coding sequence GTGTTGAACAATAAAAAAATCATATTTTTGATCTCAATTGCCTGCCTTATTGCTACCGCAGTCACCATGTATTTGATGGGATTTATCAACCCCGAAATTATCCAGCTTTGGTTAAAAAAAGCCGGGATCTGGGCTCCGGTGATTTACATTATATTGTATGTGGTTTTTACCATTTTAATTATTCCTTCCACAACCCTAAATTTAGCCGGTGGTGCAATTTTTGGGCCTTGGTTGGGGACGTTTTGGACGGCGGTTGCTGCCGTTATTGCGGCGGTGGTTAGCTTTGCATTTACGCGGACAATTGGGCGCGAATGGGCGGCGAAAAAACTGGCGGGGCGTTGGCAAGCAATGGATGCAGAATTGCGTCAAGGCGGCTTATTTTATATGTTTGCAATTCGGCTTTTGCCTTTGATTCCTTATGGGATTGTAAATTTTACGGCGGGCTTAACTTCGATTCAATTTAAAGATTATTTTTGGGGAACAGTTTTAGGCACAGTACCCGGAATTTTGCCCTTTGTTTTAATTGGCAGTTTTGGTTTAAAAGCTTTGCAAACCGGCGATGTTTTGCCTTTGATGGCCGCTTTTGCACTCACCGGCTCGCTCGTTGGGGCTGCAACTTGGTATCGCCGTCGCCGCATGAATCCCCAAAAAGCTTTGTTAGAATATGAGCAATCTCGTCAAATCAATCACCCCGGTACACAAAATCTGGATTAA
- a CDS encoding glycosyltransferase family 39 protein: MTQRFLKSAKLFQFFSLDKWLLFAIFLGVFLRFIYIRNREFWYDEVLSLLLATGQKLGYKTPEAFPVSLSDYASLLTLPVESNLGDILTTFKNLLRGLAAEPHPPLFFITQHFWLRLFGNSETAMRSLEVLLSCISIFGAYKLGKIVANHRSGLLLAGLLSLNPFFFFQSLNIRMYNSLILWVIISALASLQIMTQDLSRRQQIFWNILLIFSVTCGLMTFYQYAYFIVALAALALFLYPQNPQKLILHLLRLGVGVLLAVPWMLWGFSQQIKNADLGRFNTPNNVFIAFFLHLRDVAESVGVNLLIGDWQTSLPLHLIVSTGILFSLFLFAAVFILWKPERQKLGIALILSFLPLFIAFAVDCATQKYTLAENSKSIIILPGSLLLLSLAITHLSPRWQKPLIATFLLLYLSLSAGDFSLRNRQMFHTINGIIQQQPTTPTLIAMNARAWGYILRLAYYIKPNAAVMLLAQESANLAPNLEKLFNYEASIYQRILWIDVAAPIWSPASTPAEKQKVENVLNPKFKLTQTQELFGTQDLDKLSIKLYEIK, translated from the coding sequence ATGACTCAGCGTTTTTTGAAGTCGGCAAAACTTTTTCAGTTTTTTTCTTTAGATAAATGGTTACTTTTTGCCATATTTTTAGGGGTATTTTTGCGATTTATTTATATAAGAAACAGAGAATTTTGGTATGATGAGGTTTTGTCTTTGCTATTAGCCACAGGGCAAAAGCTTGGCTACAAAACGCCTGAAGCTTTTCCTGTATCTTTATCAGATTACGCATCCCTGTTGACGTTGCCGGTGGAATCTAACCTAGGGGACATTTTAACAACTTTTAAAAACTTATTGCGAGGATTAGCCGCCGAACCTCATCCGCCTTTATTTTTCATTACTCAACATTTTTGGCTGCGCTTGTTTGGCAATAGCGAAACCGCTATGAGAAGTTTAGAGGTTTTATTAAGCTGTATTTCAATTTTTGGTGCGTATAAATTAGGCAAAATTGTTGCTAATCACCGCTCAGGTTTACTATTGGCCGGTTTATTAAGTCTCAATCCTTTCTTTTTCTTCCAATCTCTCAATATCCGAATGTATAACTCGCTAATTTTATGGGTAATTATTAGCGCTTTAGCATCCCTTCAAATTATGACGCAAGACTTATCCCGGCGTCAGCAAATTTTCTGGAATATCCTGTTAATTTTTTCGGTAACTTGCGGGTTAATGACTTTTTACCAATATGCTTATTTCATCGTCGCCCTAGCCGCCTTAGCCTTATTTCTTTACCCCCAAAACCCTCAAAAACTTATCCTCCATTTGTTGCGTTTAGGAGTCGGTGTTTTGCTGGCAGTTCCTTGGATGCTGTGGGGGTTTTCTCAACAAATCAAGAATGCTGATTTAGGCCGGTTTAACACCCCCAATAATGTTTTTATAGCCTTCTTTTTACACCTTCGAGATGTGGCGGAATCTGTTGGCGTTAACCTTTTAATTGGAGACTGGCAAACCAGCTTACCCCTCCACCTCATTGTCAGCACCGGCATTTTATTTTCCCTGTTTTTATTTGCGGCAGTTTTTATTTTATGGAAACCAGAACGCCAAAAATTAGGCATTGCTTTAATTTTAAGTTTTTTACCTCTTTTCATTGCTTTCGCCGTAGACTGCGCCACCCAAAAATATACCCTTGCCGAAAACTCCAAAAGCATTATAATTTTGCCAGGGAGTCTGCTATTATTATCTCTTGCTATTACCCACCTCTCGCCGCGTTGGCAAAAACCCTTAATTGCAACTTTCTTGCTGTTGTATTTAAGTTTAAGCGCCGGCGACTTTAGCCTCAGAAACCGCCAAATGTTTCATACAATTAATGGCATTATCCAACAACAACCCACAACCCCCACCTTAATAGCCATGAATGCACGCGCTTGGGGCTATATTTTGCGCCTAGCCTACTACATCAAGCCTAACGCAGCAGTGATGCTTTTAGCCCAAGAATCTGCTAATCTAGCCCCAAACCTCGAAAAACTTTTCAACTATGAAGCATCCATTTATCAGCGTATTCTCTGGATAGATGTAGCAGCGCCTATTTGGTCGCCGGCATCCACACCCGCAGAAAAACAAAAAGTCGAAAACGTTTTAAATCCCAAATTTAAACTTACCCAAACTCAAGAACTTTTTGGAACCCAAGACCTTGACAAATTGAGCATTAAACTTTACGAAATTAAATAA
- a CDS encoding glycosyltransferase, whose protein sequence is MTSNSPNFLLPVPATSLQIPPQAILQNGEQTLRFSLVLPTYNEANNISDIISKLSEILDTEILGEYELLVIDDNSPDRTWEIAQNLIPKYPQLRVMRRETERGLSTAVIRGWQVARGDVLGVIDADLQHPPETLLKLWREIQRGADLATASRHLDSGGVSDWSMIRRVLSRGAQLLGLVLLPEVIGRVSDPMSGYFLVRRNALAGVTMNPLGYKILIEVLGRGNIRWISEVGYVFQERQEGESKVTAKQYIEYIQHLIRLRLSLWPVERFLRFGVVGFSGVFVDMVVLYLLHDGIFNLPLTRSKIIAAEVAIINNFLWNDIWTFGDISTRQRGQRQRIKRFLKFNLICLTGLILNVALLNLLYNLLGINEYLANLMAIGLVTFWNFWINLKLSWRVTEID, encoded by the coding sequence ATGACTTCCAACTCACCTAACTTTCTCTTACCCGTTCCCGCCACATCTTTGCAAATTCCACCCCAAGCTATTTTGCAAAACGGTGAGCAAACTTTGCGATTTTCTTTAGTTCTTCCTACTTATAACGAAGCCAATAATATCAGTGACATTATTTCAAAACTGAGCGAAATTTTAGACACAGAAATACTCGGTGAATATGAACTGCTTGTCATTGATGACAACAGCCCAGATCGCACCTGGGAAATTGCTCAAAACTTGATTCCAAAATACCCACAATTGCGCGTGATGCGCCGCGAAACTGAACGCGGACTTTCTACCGCCGTTATTAGGGGTTGGCAAGTCGCAAGAGGTGATGTTTTAGGGGTGATTGATGCCGATTTACAACATCCACCGGAGACATTATTAAAACTTTGGCGAGAAATACAACGCGGCGCCGATTTAGCCACCGCCAGCCGACATTTAGACAGCGGCGGAGTCAGTGATTGGAGTATGATTCGTCGCGTTTTATCACGCGGTGCTCAACTCTTAGGATTAGTTTTATTACCAGAAGTTATTGGCCGAGTTTCTGACCCCATGAGTGGGTATTTTTTGGTGCGCCGAAATGCCCTGGCGGGTGTCACAATGAACCCGTTAGGATATAAAATTTTGATTGAAGTTTTAGGACGCGGAAACATTCGTTGGATAAGTGAAGTTGGCTATGTTTTTCAAGAACGCCAGGAAGGCGAAAGTAAAGTCACAGCCAAACAATATATCGAGTACATTCAACACCTCATTCGCCTGCGTCTTTCCCTGTGGCCGGTGGAGCGATTTTTGCGGTTTGGAGTTGTGGGATTTAGCGGCGTTTTTGTCGATATGGTGGTGTTATATTTACTGCATGATGGGATTTTCAATTTACCCTTAACTCGCAGTAAAATTATTGCCGCAGAAGTTGCAATTATCAATAACTTTTTGTGGAATGATATCTGGACATTTGGCGATATTTCCACCCGCCAGCGTGGTCAACGCCAACGTATCAAACGCTTTTTGAAGTTTAATTTGATTTGTTTAACCGGCCTAATTTTAAATGTAGCCTTGTTAAACCTGCTGTATAATCTACTAGGCATTAATGAATATCTCGCTAATTTAATGGCAATTGGCCTGGTAACTTTCTGGAATTTCTGGATTAACCTAAAACTAAGTTGGCGCGTCACGGAAATTGATTAA